The sequence below is a genomic window from Chitinophagales bacterium.
ATGTTAGCTAATGAATAAATGGAACACTTCGAACGAACAGTAGAGTATGCCGACAACAAAAAGATAAAAGCAATTTTTTATTTTGGGAGCTTTATTCTTCGCATGAAAATATGTGCGTAAACAACTCAATCGAAGCGTTCACGAATTTCAATAAAAAATAAAGTGAATGAGTAACCATTTGTGCTTCGTATCAACAGTTGTGCATGAATTCCTCCAAAATAAAAAACTTCATTATCCTTGATGCATTATGTGTAAAAACAGACGAATCAACCGCAACAATATTAAAGCAAAAATTTTCCACAAAAAATGAGTTCAATCAAACTAAATGACCTTTTGCAATTAGACAATTTCAAAAATGTAAAAGTCAGATTCAATTTAATGTTTGCAAATAATTGGAATCCAATAGAGATATTCAAAAATAATGAGAGACAAACCTTGCTTGAAGGACAATATTGGAACTACAATAAAAACAAATCTTTCAAAGAAGGGCAAATTACAATTGGTTTTATTCGAATTAAAAGCAATGAAAATTCTTGGCTCTTATTTCATATAGGAAAAGTAACCAAAGACTTAAATATTCTCAATGGAGTTGGTTATGAATATGAAACACTTTCTGAATACGAAAAGTATTTTGGACGCTTAATAATAAAATTTAAAAACACTTCTCAAAATATGATTCGTAATGCAGAATCTGTAATTGAAGATTGTGAAGTAGTTCAAATATTACCCGATATTTTTAACAATGATATCTTTCCAGGTTATGACAAAGTAAATATAACCTGGAATGAACTTTTAAGAGTTTTAGAAAAGGACACTTGGAAGACAGCGTTACAAAATCAAAAAGGAGTTTACTTAATTACAGACACTTCAAATGGTAAGATGTACGTTGGTTCAGCTTATGGAGACGAAATGATTTTAAATCGTTGGAAATCTTATGTAAAAAGTGGACACGGAAACAATAAAGAACTTCAAGTATTAGATTTTAATCACATTAAAGAATATTTCCGTTATTCAATTTTAGACATTTATAAATCGACAACGGATACACAAACAATTATAGAAAGAGAGAATTGGTGGAAAGAGGTACTCTTAAGCCGAAAATTTGGATACAATTCAAATTAAAAAGAAACGAATAGAAATGGTTTCTGCACATAACATCGGCTTGGGCATATGGCGGCTGACGCGCTTCTATGAAAGATTTGTGGTTAAACCAACAATTGAGCATCTAATTAACTTTATTGCTAAAAATCCGCCACATCACCAAGCCGAAAAACTTAGCTGATGCTTGGGGACACTGCTAACATCAAACGGACGACATGAAAATTGACAATTGATTTAAACAAAATAGAATGAGAAAACTAATTGCAGCAATCAATATGACACTTGACGGGTTTTGCGACCATACAGCAGGTATTCCAGATGAAGAAATACATCAGCATTACACTGACCTGTTAAGTAACGCAGACACTATTCTATATGGGAGGATAACATATCAGCTTATGGAATACTGGAGAACTTTGGCAAAAAGTCCTTCAGGCGAAAAATCAATGGACGACTTTGCTGTTGCAATGGATAGCATTCCAAAAATTGTTTTTTCTCACACGTTGAAAAATGTAGACTGGCACAGTGCAAAATTGTCAAATCAACCTATTGAAGAAGTAGTCTCAGAACTCAAGCAACAATCAGGTAAAGACATTTTAGTCGGTAGTCGGAGTTTAATTATACAATTAATGAAACTTAATTTAATTGATGAATTCCAACTTTGTGTTCACCCTGTTATAGCAGGAAACGGTTTGCCATTATTTGAAAAGATAAACGATAGGACTACTCTTAAACTCTTAACTACTAAAACCTTTAGTAGTGGAGCAATAACTCTTTACTATGAACCAACAAACGAAAAAATATGAACATACAAGAACAAATCAAAAAATATATTGACAACCAACCTGAACTAAAACACAGCGACATGCTGGC
It includes:
- a CDS encoding GIY-YIG nuclease family protein; this encodes MSSIKLNDLLQLDNFKNVKVRFNLMFANNWNPIEIFKNNERQTLLEGQYWNYNKNKSFKEGQITIGFIRIKSNENSWLLFHIGKVTKDLNILNGVGYEYETLSEYEKYFGRLIIKFKNTSQNMIRNAESVIEDCEVVQILPDIFNNDIFPGYDKVNITWNELLRVLEKDTWKTALQNQKGVYLITDTSNGKMYVGSAYGDEMILNRWKSYVKSGHGNNKELQVLDFNHIKEYFRYSILDIYKSTTDTQTIIERENWWKEVLLSRKFGYNSN
- a CDS encoding dihydrofolate reductase family protein; this encodes MRKLIAAINMTLDGFCDHTAGIPDEEIHQHYTDLLSNADTILYGRITYQLMEYWRTLAKSPSGEKSMDDFAVAMDSIPKIVFSHTLKNVDWHSAKLSNQPIEEVVSELKQQSGKDILVGSRSLIIQLMKLNLIDEFQLCVHPVIAGNGLPLFEKINDRTTLKLLTTKTFSSGAITLYYEPTNEKI